A genomic segment from Nicotiana sylvestris chromosome 1, ASM39365v2, whole genome shotgun sequence encodes:
- the LOC104235298 gene encoding stem-specific protein TSJT1-like translates to MLAVFDKSVAKSPEGLQSPSNETAVSALKDGFLAQRFASNHSGSVTINLGSSGFLAYSPDRQNPLLPRLFAVVDDIFCLFQGHIENVAHLKQQYGLNKTANEVIIVIEAYRTLRDRGPYPPDQVVRDIHGKFAFILYDSSSKTSFLASDVDGSVPFFWGTDSEGHLVLSDDADIVKQGCGKSFAPFPKGCFFTSSGGLRSYEHPRNELKPVPRVDSSGEVCGANFKVDAESKKGGTGMPRVDSAANWSQHY, encoded by the exons ATGCTAGCAGTTTTTGACAAATCAGTGGCTAAAAGTCCAGAAGGGCTTCAGAGTCCGAGCAATGAGACCGCAGTATCTGCTCTGAAAGATGGTTTCTTGGCACAGCGCTTTGCCTCCAACCATTCAGGCTCTGTCACCATCAACTTGGGTTCTTCTGGATTCTTGGCTTACTCCCCTGATCGCCAAAACCCTCTTCTTCCCAG GTTGTTCGCTGTTGTGGATGACATATTCTGCTTGTTTCAAGGCCACATTGAGAATGTAGCTCATCTTAAGCAACAATATGGGTTAAACAAGACAGCAAACGAAGTGATCATTGTTATTGAGGCTTACAGGACTTTGAGGGATAGAGGTCCTTATCCTCCAGATCAAGTTGTGAGAGATATTCATGGAAAGTTTGCTTTCATTCTTTATGATAGCTCTTCAAAGACTTCCTTCCTAGCTTCT GATGTTGATGGGAGTGTGCCCTTCTTCTGGGGTACTGATTCTGAAGGCCACCTAGTTCTCTCCGATGACGCTGACATTGTGAAGCAAGGCTGTGGAAAATCCTTTGCACCATTTCCCAAAG GATGCTTCTTCACATCTTCTGGTGGCTTGAGGAGTTATGAGCACCCCCGTAATGAGTTGAAACCAGTACCAAGGGTGGACAGCTCAGGCGAGGTGTGCGGTGCAAACTTTAAGGTGGATGCTGAGTCTAAAAAAGGGGGTACAGGCATGCCCAGAGTGGATAGCGCCGCTAACTGGTCCCAACACTACTAA